The Vanessa cardui chromosome 2, ilVanCard2.1, whole genome shotgun sequence genome contains the following window.
ATCCAGCATGTCGGCCGCCCTCTAGGGCAGACGGCTCTTCTCTCTATGTACACATAGAACACAACACGTCAAGCGAGATATCAAACGGTTTCCCGCCACTAGTATTTTGTCACTTATTATACgccaatattatttttgtttcaggagtaagaagatttttgtatgaaacacaaaaacaaaattattgaatacCGTTCCGTTTAAGATATGATTGAAAAACAGACTTAAAGTTTCAATAAACCGTTCAACGTAATGGCAACAAATGTACCAACCTCCCGACGCGCGTTCTCGACCCGACTGACTGAATTTCCTACATTTTCCCGGCGCAAGCCTTCACCCCTTGTAATCGAGCACGTTCGCAAAGATATAACAATAAGATTCTAtagatgtattaatattattttaaaatacgttcCATTGATtgctttctttaattaaataatacatatgatttaaaatgtttataatatgattaaattatatagaaaatctTGTTGTGgcaataaatgataattacgTGTTCGACGAATGACTGAAATTGatagttgtatataattaattactaatccAATCTTGATGTGCTATCAAATATTACCTtaagctatatatttttttgaaattaaatatcctataaattaactattttaggATCTCATGTaacctatttataatttagattgtttaatatatatttttccattttttcaTTTGCACTTTGTTTTTACATTGTataaacgttaaataaaatcaatactgttacggaaatataaataaaatatgataactaCGAAGTTATATTATCTATCGTCattctatctttttttttatattatctgttaacTATAGTATTATTGTCGTTTGATGTTAATTGTCAATTTGTCATTTgtcagatattattatttttaagtttggtTTTGTAAATGCTTGTTGTTAGCgtttgtttttgaattataatatagttcAAATTAAAACAGTGTTCCTAAATTAGTAAATAGTATTACAATGGCTCAAACAGAAGATACTGAACTTAGGGATTTAGTGATTGAAGCCTTGGAGAAAAACGGATCCCTTGCAAAAATCCGTGCATTACTTCGagcgaatatttttttagcatTCGAAGATGAATGCGAAAACTTGAAACAAAACGAAACATTAGATAAAATGTTGTTACTACCAGCGGGTAAATTATGTCTTTCCATTGTACATGATTTCTTAGACTTTTGCAACCTCAGAAACACATTGTTCGTATACAAATCTGAAACAAGACAAGGAAAGGAGTACGAATATGAAGGTAGGAATACTGTGgctgataaattaaatataaaacaatccgATCAACAAAATCAGCCTATTTTATTGTCATTGATCAATAACATTCTTCATCCGTGCCCTAAGAATGCCCATAAGCAAGATGATAAACATACTAATATGAAACGActaaatagaaacaaaaatatgtataaaagtgACCAAGATTGTACGTACATTGTACACGAAGATTCCAGCACAACTGCAAGTCGCACTCAGTCTGACAATTCGTCAGATGAAAAACATAAACTTGACCTGAGATTGACTTTAGACAATTCTGATACTGATACGTCGAGTGAATCCGTAAGAAGCAGGACTAGatcggaatatattccaaataaacATACACAAGACATTGGAAGAAATGATCAAAACATCGCACAAACAAAccaaacatcaaataattttatcaaggATATGAAAGTGTTAAATAACAGTAGTACCGAATCTACCTCTTATGTTGAGTTAAAACCGTTCAATAAAATAGATGCAATTCTACTAAATACAACAGGTCTGCCGGTAGAAGAAAAGAAAGACACAACACATTCACAACAAAACAATTCCCATTCTTCTATCTCAAAATTAGAAAATTCATCACAAATTCAATCATCCAACAGTATTTCTGACACATCAAAAAAGGATTTAAGTCATCAAGATTCCAAAACAGGTATGAAAAACTCTCCAGAAGGATCCAACAAGTATGATGAGGCAACTGAATATAGTTATGATTTTATATCACCTCCCCAATCAGGAAGAAAGGATACTTCTGAAAAACAATCACCGAGTCCGAGGTCTACACATGaagatacaattaataaatcaaataattcatCAGCATCCAGCcataaacaaaattcaataagCTCTCAAAGCTCCGTATCAATATCTGATGTTGCTGACTTAATAAGTGAAAAAAGTAGCTATAAGCATAGTTACAATTCACcgaatcattttaaattgtcaATTAACGACAAGTCGAATAGAAGTCCTAATAGAGACCAGGTTAAAATGGTTAGTGATGATTCAGGTGACTTTTCTGAATCACCTATACCATCTCTTTCTAACCTTAGTCTTGATATTCATAGTGACTGAAAAAGTATCCTTAGTTGAACGGGAGTCTAACACATTATacattgaaagaaatattttattttaacgagaAACAAGCTAATTTTAATAGCTGgtctaattgtaaaatattgtacttaaaatatgtgattttaatgattgttatgtatatgtactaaactatatgtatatctagtttaatgtatttgattttttaatggaggattttgaatttatattattaagatgtGTATTTTGTTGTTTATGCAAAACAATAGTTTGaacagtttattattatacacaaaactATTCAAttagctatttattttattgtaaattactgataatattttatacaaaatgaagAAATAAACAGTAGCATATTGTGAATAACTACAGAAATAAAAGATGATTGGGTTGTTTGCCATCCTATATATTACAACACAaagttgatattaattaaatgtctaATTTTTAGGATAAATCTAAGTAAAAATTCTTGTCAAGTTACTATATAGGACTAAGTGTGAAACTATGTTTGTATGTCCCCTTGCCCTCATGATCTTAACAAAGTCAATATGTGAAGttctttatcatatttaaatactgaTTAAGTAATGTCTCCTAATAGCCATTAATTGACGCATAATAAGTATTTCCtagttattttgtatatttaaatacagttgTCTTTAAAATTTCGCCCAACTGTTGCATACTTTGTATAGTATTTACTTACCGAGTATTAATAACATCAGCCCAACTTTATCGATGTCCAAGACCCCGTGGTCTCCATTTAGATATATAGTATGACAGTGTTTTGTCTTGTATAAGCCAGTCTTTTTTAAAAGCAGTATTATAttccatacataaatatatacatgacTGTAAGCAGTGTACATATTATTGAATGTTCTAAACATGTTTGCtagttatatttacataaataatattttattgggtttaaaaatatttctgtaattacaatttaacttatacTACTTCCAACGCTTGTGATTGAAATtcaatagattataattattattgaattatgttATTAGAAGGGAAAATAGATTTGAAtccaaaaaatatgaaaaattaaaaaaggttagCATAGTTACGAggcgaaaaaaaattataatctgttGTTGTAACTTGATTTCCTATAATAGCATTTATATATCATTCCATAATGTAGATAACgatgaaaatgtttaataagCCTATAATTATTCAGGTCAAACGTGATTTATTTTGCTAATGGTTGTGCCTTACTCTTTGAAACAAGTTTAAACATGGTTCCTCAAAAACATTCAGTCGAATAAAATCTAGTCCTATGTCTGTTCTTTTTGAGAACAAAACAAGTTCCGTCCAAATTGCTCCGATTTCATAACTCTGGTGTTGCTTTAAATCGCAAACaatatgtaaaaatgttttaataaatgctttttatttgcttaactttGCTCTTTTATTtcctaaagtttttttttatgtcaatgatattctaataaacagatatgttatacctatactaaacaacagaataaagtgtgccgcgccggggaccgtttattttacatttcgttacaagtaaaaaggataacttggtaaaaaacaataagtaaaatagataactagatgttttaattacgtaaaacgtattactacataattatgatgtattataacatattcctggcataattatgatgaaaacgactaaaggcaaacgtcccaattaggccgttttctagtcttcactttttgcgcgttaatgacatattatctgtttactagaacctCATTGTTTTATGTACTAACATCCAAATTATCCTATAGTATACtagtaatatcaatatattaatacaaattgtatatttttaaggttaatagctaattatattttctgtttacattgtttaatatataaacccCCTATGTCACCTCCCTAGATATTGACAGCTTATGAATTGTTGTCATTTACACCCCTATACACAATCAACCTAAGTTAAGAAGCTATGACCCTTGGGTCTCTAATTCTACTACGCCCTTTGAACTGGAATAGCGATGCAAATATTTGCTGTAGATAATTGAGCCGTACCAATTAAACCTAAATTCAATTACACTATTTTTTGGTCTGTGTATTCATGATTATATGGACTTTCTGTACttatgatgaaaatatttaactaaaccATTTTAAATTTAGCACTCCTCTCTCAATCACCTCTTAAACAAGAACGCATGTTACACAAAGGAATGTCCCATAGCCCGGGTAGAAGAGGGAAAAAACGACATCCGAAGAAAATATCTGAGTCTGGGCTTCGCCATCTCGGCTTGTAAGTAATATTCAGGTTACAGTTGAGCCTTCTCATGTTGCCGAAATTAACAGTGAAGGTAGAAGTTGTTGCTTTATGATATGTGCTCCCTTTGCCCAAAACAGTATAGAATGGGCGCAAAATTTTGTCTCCAGAATTCAGAAAGCTGTCTGAGTATATGTGGTCAAGTATCATGTGTGCCTAGAGTGGTCAATCGGAGATTAGtcattatactttaaataatttcaaaggaTGAGACGACCATAGACAAAAGGAACATGATACAATTGACATGGTTAAGCCTGTAACGCTTGTAGTAGATGTTTATTGTagggtatattttttaattatttaaaccatGGTACGAGAACTTtttactgtctgtctgtctgtatttacTTGTACCGTTTAATACCAATGAAAAGGCGTGTTAGCTAtgctaaaaattatatattttttcgtattaCTGACAGCAAACcttttcatttgatacccatatcaTGGGGACGGATATCAAACAGCCAGTCCGCCTTCTCCGGGAGGCCGCTGTATTGGATTTGTAATGACGTTTCTTAGCTAGTGATGTATTGTCAACAGAACTCAGAGCgtgtgtaaaatttcatcctaaTCGAAGAACGGGAAGTGGGCTAATTTAAGATTCCAAGATTTTCTTACATACATAGTTAGTTACAAGTAAAGCTAATAAAAGCGTGTTGGAAAAGAATGTTTTGTATCAGTTCGCTCTATTGCAAAACGTGTAAAATAACttgattacaataaaacaaaaatactctTCAGAAAAATCCATTTCAGAGGAATggcaaaaaagaaaacaatttaggTATAATGtaatcaatgtttattttcacAATGTCTGTAAAGCATAGATTGTAGATATCACGTTTCAGTTATGCACACAATTAAATCCATACTGAACACTGTAACACTTCGTTACACATtttctatacaaaattaatgCTGTATAATTATAGCATAATGGCGGTTAGTGTAGTCacattgagaaaaaaaaaattatattaaacatttttgtatttacagtttattactttattaggTACATgagttttaatatgaaaatggtataaaaattacactttcataataatatattacatacaatatcATAGTAATACAAACGTGTTCATATCctaactttgaaaaatataacaatagtaaAAGCCACATtgcttcaatataatataaacattaacagTCCTACACTGTTCGAATATTTCACAAAAATGGAATACCTCGCTCCAGGCACTAATAGTTTTCTCGAAAGTTATATTATCATCgtattaaagtttttaacacaattgttaaaaatttcatattaaacattgaaaaattaCATAGAAAAGGCTGCTACTCTTGCTTACGATATTTGCCAATATTCACAAATATGCAGAGCAAATCCTTTCCTGAcaatagaaaaagaaataagaattattCATACATCAATTTACAAGAGTATTAAAGCACCTAAAACAAGttactaaaagccattaaatttgataaataaatataagtaatgtaCATATGGCAAATATTTGGCTTTGTATAGTATAGTTAACATGTGACAAGTAATAGTAAATGCAGTTAGGTAATTACAATcaaaaatttctatttatagaGTCATTCACGAATCGATCATTTTGATACAATATACTATGAagcattattcattaaatatatctatgaaaatcaaaggaacaaattataatattgtatacgcgtcacaaatattttatttaatactggaTCCACACGTGAAGCTCGAACTTGTGTCAAACTTTGGCATACCAGTTGTCACAAGGAAatgatatagattatatttcgAGGGGATGTGTCATTTTAGAGCTCATTGCCCATTGAGCTGTCGTGAGTGAGATTCGAATCCATGCTGGCGTTGTCGGAGTCCTGGCTTTGGTTTCCGCTGTAATTTGCAGCTTCTTGAAGTCGCATTAGCATatttaactgtaaaaataaaatgctattaaattaaagacaacatattattttattaaatgctaACTTTTAAGCGACATTTTTAAAAGTTGGTATAATggtaaagaataatatattaccAAGGGATCTTGATTGTTGTTCGTGTTCGCATCTTGATTAGCGTCGTCAATACCAGCATCCTCGACTGATATGGGTCTTAAGGTCTGTAAAGTcaaagataatattttcattacaggAAGAGTAAAGGAGACGAAACAACTTTGACATTAAGTTGACGTGACATCCTTGGTCGGGTCCCTCAATTAGAAATTATTACTGTCAGCGTGATTATGAGTAACTCTCGCGCTTACAAGGCGTCTTAGTTTGCGtgggaaaattaataaaaaaggacacacattaatttttaaaattatatttgttagtttgtataaaaaaaaaatatatttatgtggaGGTGCACGCCTTCGTGAGCGAATAGATCTATATGAATTATGGATCGATCGTAagtatagaattaaaattaaagcgaACATCTCTTAAGTAGACTTagcttgaaatatataattttaagatttttttatctgtactcCTTCGATTGTTTACTACTTAGCGACAAATGATGTACATAAATGTCTCACATGCGAGTGGTTGGGCTCTCTCCAGGGGTAGGAGGACTTGACGTGCTGCAGCGGGTCGACGGCGGCGTGCCGGCGGCGCCCGTACAGCGCCACGCCCTCGCGCACGGCCTCCGACGCGTACGGCACGATGCTGTAGTTCCACACGTCCGCGAACCACGCCTGCACGCAAAGTAATATATCTATCACTTGCTCTATTCATGCTTCTTTTGCTTATTTGATTCacgttaaaaagtaatatatgtataagaggagaaattaaataatccattgtaaaatttcaaaaaatactacatatatatatatatatatatatatatatatatatatatatatatgctatgCAGCtttcttgttaatatttatattaattttagttttacgtTTAATCTGCAAACACACACATTCACTCCTGTCACATCTATTGAGTTGCattcgtttttgttttgattaaatctcttcgtttttttaatacaaataaaaataaaaatattttacctgaCTAGCTTCCAAGTCCATAGGACAAGCGAGGAATAGACGAGGACCGACGGTAACGTCACTTGAAGAGTGAGCTTCTAAGAAGGCGTTGAGAGTTGACCAAACTCCTGGTAACCATTCAAGAACCGCTGCCAGTGCTGGTTCACGTCGTCCTAGCCTCAATTCCAAGGAGAATAATTTTCGGCGAAGGTATCTATACAAaagacaaaaaattataatctgtaAGAATTTTTGTAATGGCAATGATTAcagcgtgttttttttattttacgtaccGTGCCAAGAATCCTTTTACTGGCTCCATGTGATTGGCAGTGAGCAGCCACCGAAAGTTATGGTGTAGTTGAAGATTAGTCGTATTACATGTTGCTTGGGACATAGTACCTGTGCAAAAAAGgaca
Protein-coding sequences here:
- the LOC124540160 gene encoding centrosomal protein 43-like, with amino-acid sequence MAQTEDTELRDLVIEALEKNGSLAKIRALLRANIFLAFEDECENLKQNETLDKMLLLPAGKLCLSIVHDFLDFCNLRNTLFVYKSETRQGKEYEYEGRNTVADKLNIKQSDQQNQPILLSLINNILHPCPKNAHKQDDKHTNMKRLNRNKNMYKSDQDCTYIVHEDSSTTASRTQSDNSSDEKHKLDLRLTLDNSDTDTSSESVRSRTRSEYIPNKHTQDIGRNDQNIAQTNQTSNNFIKDMKVLNNSSTESTSYVELKPFNKIDAILLNTTGLPVEEKKDTTHSQQNNSHSSISKLENSSQIQSSNSISDTSKKDLSHQDSKTGMKNSPEGSNKYDEATEYSYDFISPPQSGRKDTSEKQSPSPRSTHEDTINKSNNSSASSHKQNSISSQSSVSISDVADLISEKSSYKHSYNSPNHFKLSINDKSNRSPNRDQVKMVSDDSGDFSESPIPSLSNLSLDIHSD